The genomic DNA TTCTCCataagcatttttcttactttgcctgtctatAAATTACGAATGATACATTattatcaatgaaaatatttttgtcagtttgtgtgtgtacagtgaaatccaCTGACATTTAACAATAAAAATTTAGCTGTAATGTCTTTGTGTCTTCCGTGCAATGCACTCAACATTCCTTAGAATTTGCCATGCTTGTGTACAGAAAAGAGAGAGtaagaaatgaacaaaaaaattaaaaacccagaTATAGTATCATGTTCCCAAATGAATAAGAATTGAATCAATGCTCTTTGTGGGTTTATACTATCAgttatttgtaaatatttggaGGATGATggtgctgaagaagaagaagcagaagcagaagaagaagatgaagaaatggaagcagcagcaacaggagaAGAAGAGGCGAATAATATTCATTCACATCCTATGTATCACGTATTTCAAAGCTTCTTTCACATCCTTGTTCCGCATTGtataaatgatggggtttaacatTGGTGTTAAGATGCTATATAATACGGAGATCAGTCTGGCGCTACCTGGTGAGTAACTTGAACTGGGTCTCAGATAGGAGAAGATAGAGCTGCCATAGTACAGAAGGACCACAGTCAGGTGGGATGAACAGGTGGAGTACGCTTTCCTCTTCCCCTTGGAAGAAGGCATCTTCAGTATGGTTGAGATAATGTAAGTGTATGATAGAAGGATGCAGGCAAAGGGGGTCCAGGCTATGAAGAGGCCAATGCAGAGCAACAGAAGTCTGTTGAGAGAGGTGTCCCCACATGACAGCTCCAGCAATGGCGGGATATCACAGTAGAAGTAATCAACACGGTTGTCTCCACAGAAGGGTAACCAGAAGGTGAAGATTGTGTGTATTGCAGAGTTAAGGAAGCCACTTACCCAGGAGGCAGCTGCCAGCTGGAGGCAAATGCTTTTGTTGACGATCAGTGTGTAACGCAGCGGGTTACAGATGGCAACAtagcggtcaaaggccatcaccaccagcaggaggcactcggTGCCCACGAAGGAGAAGAAGAAGTAAAGTTGCAGCACACAGCCTGTGTAGGAGATGTTGCTCCTCTCTGAGAGGAGATGAACCAGCATCtgggggatggtggtggtggtataaCAGATGTCCAGAAAGGACAGGTTCCcaaggaagaaatacatgggagTGTGGAGTCTCTGGTCCACCAAGGCAAGGACAATGATGCAGGTGTTCCCAAATAGGGTGAAGAGGTAAGTGAACAAAAACCCACTGAATAGTGGGAGCCGCATCTCCTGGAGGCTGGAAAATCCCAAGATGATAAACTCCTTCAACACAGTTTGATTTCTTCTCTCCATGCTTCAACATTCAATGGTGTTCCTGCCAAGAAATGGTATTAAAATTTTAATAGTAATCTTATTACAAGATAGACAAGTGTTCCACTTgtgttataactataaagggaagggtaacagctgtcctgtgtacagtactataaaatccctcctggccagagacttcaaaatcctttttccctgtaaaggattaagaagctcaggtaacctggctggcatctgacctaaaggaccaataaggggacaagatactttcaaatcttggagggtggggaaggtttttttttgtgctctttgttttgagtAGTGTGTTCGCTCtccggactgagagggaccagacatcaatccaggttctccacatctttctaaacaagtctctcctatttcaaacttgtaaataaatagccaggcaaggcgtgttagttttcctttgttttctcaacttgtaaatgtaccttttactagagtgtttatctttgtttgctgtactttgaacccaaaactagagggaagtcctctgagctctttaagtttgattaccctgtaaggttaatttccatactaattttacaaagatgatttttacctttttctttaattaaaagccttcttttaagaacctgattaatttttccttgttttagatccaagggggttggatctgtattcacccggagttggtgggaggaaggaggggggatggttaatttctccttgttttaagatccaaggggtttggatctgtattcaccagggaattggtaaaaggtttctcaaggcttcccagggagcgAATCCAATTGAAAAATGGTGGCAGcgaaccaaagctaagctggtagttaagcttagaagttttcatgcaggcccctacatttgtaccctaaagttcaaagtggggatacagccttaacAACTTGAAAACACAAATGTACCCGAGAGATGATTTTTTCGGTGGGAAAATTCATTACAGAATATGAGTCACCCAGATATATTGGCGATGAAACTTGTATATTAATACCTGGAACTTATAGATTGCCTTTCATCCAATCTCAAAAATTACATGCCAAAAGTGGTCGGacacattatccccattttaccaatggaAAAACTAAGGAAAAAGAGGTGACTTGACATAACCAAGCTCACAGAGCAGGCCCGGTGTCCCTTCCACTAGATCACACAGCTCTCCACTGCCTTTATCCAACTCAGTGGCAATCCTTGCATAGgattcagtgggctttgtatcaggccaCTGGTAACTATGTAGAGAgacaggaagaaagaaaaagtaatatactagatagatagatagatagatatgtatgGGAGTAGACAGATAGGTTGATTAAAAGTGCAGTGTACCATTTATGCTTGAGAAGggtttgtgtgtttgtatatttttGTGTGATTGTATTATCACTATGGGTGCAGTGTTTGTTGTGTAGGGTGCATGGAAAATTGTGTTTTATTTGACGATGTGTATACTTTGGTGTGTATCTGTTtacaaaatatgcattttttgttgttattgtgcAACTGGTCACGCCACAAATTTCTATTTACGTTGCataattttcatttacactgaaCTAAATTATCAAGATGCCTTGTGCAGTTGAGAACAGAATTTAGTCCATTGTgtccacacacatgcacacataaaatacattaaaatacacatatacacacaacaAACTTAGAGAGTGACATCTACACAACACCCACATTCTCAGAGAATCACTTTTAGGCATAGAATAAAAAATCCTGCTCAAACACATGCCCCATACAGAGACTCAAATAAAACTACAGGTGTACAGAGATGTTCAAGTAGACAAATGTACAACAGAAAACCCAGCAGACTCACAAATGGAGCCAAGACCAGTGTCGCTGCATTTACACTAGCTATGGATCTGGTCCATCAAATTcaacagagctacactgatttacctGAGCTGGGGTTCTGCCCCGTTATAGTCCTTTATCCACTAGCAGACACCACTAGACTTACTAGTACATTATGGGTATGGCTGGTTGAAAAATATTcattgactatttaaaaaaaataatggaaaactgggttttcaaaaacaatgaaaatgttcATGGGAAGTTTCTGCTTTCCTgtaattgtttttgatttttcactgggggtggggggggagacctACAAATTTCCAGAAGCTTTACATCAGCCGcctttcctcctgcccctcctgctCTGTGCCTGTTTCTATGCTAGCCCACCCCTTTCCCAGCCTGCAATGGCTCCTGCctcagctgcctgcctgctgATTCTGACACCCTGTCCCACACTCGCCTCAGGAACATCGGCAGCTGCTGTGTCTGCTCCGGAGGGCAGCCGGGCCACAACTGAGAGGCGCTGCGACCCCACGCACTTGGTCACAATGCCTGGAGGGGGAAGCTAAGCCCAGTCCAGAGGGACCAGAGTTACAGGAGCCCCCACTGCTGCGTGAGTAATGGAGGCACACAAAAAAGTCACGAACAAATGGGAAAATCACCATATCTCTGACTTCTTTGTGATAGCCTTGCAGCCCTGTGAATAATGATTAAAAAGCACCCCCACATTAGTCcccacttccctacctcatacaGTGCCAGCCCATGAGTGAGAATGA from Malaclemys terrapin pileata isolate rMalTer1 chromosome 12, rMalTer1.hap1, whole genome shotgun sequence includes the following:
- the LOC128845861 gene encoding olfactory receptor 5V1-like, whose product is MERRNQTVLKEFIILGFSSLQEMRLPLFSGFLFTYLFTLFGNTCIIVLALVDQRLHTPMYFFLGNLSFLDICYTTTTIPQMLVHLLSERSNISYTGCVLQLYFFFSFVGTECLLLVVMAFDRYVAICNPLRYTLIVNKSICLQLAAASWVSGFLNSAIHTIFTFWLPFCGDNRVDYFYCDIPPLLELSCGDTSLNRLLLLCIGLFIAWTPFACILLSYTYIISTILKMPSSKGKRKAYSTCSSHLTVVLLYYGSSIFSYLRPSSSYSPGSARLISVLYSILTPMLNPIIYTMRNKDVKEALKYVIHRM